A window from Citrus sinensis cultivar Valencia sweet orange chromosome 5, DVS_A1.0, whole genome shotgun sequence encodes these proteins:
- the LOC112497718 gene encoding disease resistance RPP8-like protein 3: protein MLDVHLQLFCERLKRVLAGEEGALPLPDSTNLTPLFQNLLTESEIIATTLLGNYEGDMARHLIQLIADEFNEDEMPSPFWQFLDIEESDEDVERPDILEILEDINYFVHESEEAIDTFFINIMQQQNSESESTTCKALLIGLHGKIIAIRNQMQQLSPRYNDFDISEQSDKLIRLLIERQHKLDIKEFERGREELFDLLIEGHPRLAVVAILDSSGFDKTAFAADAYNNNHVKFYFDCHAWVRVSLLYDFGRIVDDIIKSVMPPSRVSVIIGEDYQLKKSVLRDYVTNKKYFIVLDDVFDEREIWDDLQEVLPDNQNGSRVLILVTDPDLLSSLDMENGEKIRPDSVLIGGPMIRLKHESWQFFILHYGSMPLENYVQGEAILTVWRQIYSVMELPFHLKVCCIYLCVFRPSIEISTRQLCQLWIAEGFIPYNSEETAEYYLKELIHRGFIQVSKRRAGGTIKACYVSSFVYTSLLFVAEKTVFAWSPEREEEPMANVKRCFIMKDLIEFFPLEHSDIYLQSFLNHSTENDHLALIDCENFCKKFEHLRVLNWGSAVLDQFPPGLENLFLLKYLQLNIPSLKCLPSLLCTLLNLQTLEMPSSYIDQSPEDIWMMQKLMHLNFGCITLPAPPKNYFSSLKNLIFISALHPSSCTPDILGRLPSVQTLRISGNLSCYHSGVSKSLCELHKLECLKLVNESKLSRMVLSEYQFPPSLIQLSLSNTELMEDPMPMLERLPRLQVLKLKRNSYLGRKLACAGSGGFPELKVLHLKSMYWLDEWTMGAGALPKLESLIVNPCAYLRKLPEELWCIKSLRKLDLHWPQTELRQRLRTFEDMEWRYDIQLYPSGI, encoded by the coding sequence ATGCTGGACGTCCACCTCCAACTATTTTGTGAGAGGTTGAAAAGGGTGTTAGCAGGTGAAGAAGGCGCGTTGCCGTTGCCCGATTCAACAAATTTAACTCCGCTTTTTCAAAACCTTCTTACGGAGTCCGAAATTATTGCTACTACTCTGCTCGGGAACTATGAAGGCGACATGGCTCGTCATTTGATTCAACTCATTGCAGACGAATTCAATGAAGACGAAATGCCTTCGCCTTTTTGGCAATTCTTGGACATAGAAGAAAGTGATGAAGACGTTGAAAGACCAGACATCTTGGAAATTCTGGAGGACATCAATTACTTTGTCCATGAATCTGAGGAAGCCATTGACACATTTTTCATCAATATCATGCAGCAGCAAAACAGTGAAAGTGAAAGCACTACTTGCAAGGCTCTTCTTATTGGACTCCACGGTAAAATCATTGCCATTAGAAATCAGATGCAACAACTTTCACCCAGGTACAATGATTTTGATATCAGTGAACAAAGTGACAAACTCATTCGCTTATTGATTGAGAGACAACATAAGCTTGATATCAAAGAATTTGAAAGGGGCAGAGAGgagttgtttgatttattGATTGAAGGACATCCTCGGCTTGCAGTGGTTGCAATTCTCGACAGCAGTGGCTTCGATAAGACTGCTTTTGCTGCAGATGCTTACAATAATAATCACGTCAAGTTCTATTTTGACTGTCATGCTTGGGTCAGGGTTTCTCTACTCTACGATTTTGGCAGGATAGTGGATGACATAATCAAGTCTGTGATGCCTCCATCTCGGGTTAGTGTAATTATCGGTGAAGATTATCAATTGAAGAAATCTGTTCTTCGAGATTACGTAACCAACAAGAAGTACTTTATTGTGCTTGATGATGTCTTCGATGAACGTGAGATATGGGATGATCTTCAAGAAGTTCTTCCTGATAATCAGAATGGAAGCAGAGTATTGATATTGGTCACTGATCCAGACCTCCTTTCGTCGTTGGATATGGAAAACGGAGAGAAGATTCGGCCTGATTCAGTGCTCATTGGAGGACCAATGATCAGATTAAAGCATGAATCCTGGCAATTTTTCATCCTACACTATGGAAGTATGCCATTAGAAAATTATGTTCAAGGCGAAGCGATTCTGACAGTTTGGAGACAAATTTATTCTGTGATGGAGTTACCTTTTCACTTGAAAGTCTGCTGCATCTATCTGTGTGTCTTCCGTCCGAGCATTGAGATATCTACCAGGCAATTATGTCAGTTGTGGATAGCTGAAGGTTTTATTCCATACAACAGTGAGGAGACGGCCGAATATTACTTGAAAGAACTAATCCATCGCGGCTTCATTCAAGTGAGTAAGAGAAGAGCCGGAGGCACAATTAAAGCGTGTtatgtttcaagttttgtaTATACTTCATTGCTTTTTGTGGCAGAGAAGACGGTATTTGCCTGGTCGCCTGAGAGGGAAGAGGAACCAATGGCAAATGTGAAACGGTGCTTCATTATGAAAGATCTGATTGAGTTCTTTCCTTTAGAACATTCTGATATCTATCTCCAATCTTTTCTGAATCACAGTACAGAAAATGATCATCTCGCTTTGATAGATTGcgagaatttttgtaaaaagttTGAACACCTTCGGGTACTGAACTGGGGTTCTGCAGTTCTCGACCAATTTCCACCCggattagaaaatttattccTTTTGAAGTATTTGCAATTGAATATCCCTTCGCTCAAATGCCTTCCTTCGCTGCTGTGCACGCTTTTAAACCTTCAAACACTAGAAATGCCATCTAGCTACATAGATCAGTCACCAGAGGATATTTGGATGATGCAAAAACTCATGCATCTGAACTTCGGTTGCATCACTCTGCCTGCACCtcccaaaaattatttcagttctctgaaaaatctcattttcataTCAGCCTTACACCCTAGTAGTTGTACTCCAGATATATTGGGCAGACTACCTAGTGTTCAAACTCTTCGAATATCTGGAAATTTGAGTTGCTATCACTCTGGAGTTTCCAAAAGCCTATGCGAACTCCACAAACTTGAATGCTTGAAGCTGGTGAATGAAAGCAAGCTCTCACGGATGGTCCTGTCTGAATACCAATTTCCTCCAAGTCTGATCCAGCTGAGCTTATCAAATACTGAGCTAATGGAGGATCCCATGCCAATGCTGGAGAGGCTTCCACGCCTTCAAGTGCTGAAACTGAAGCGGAACTCGTATTTAGGAAGAAAGTTGGCCTGCGCTGGCTCTGGTGGCTTTCCGGAACTTAAGGTTTTGCACCTGAAATCAATGTATTGGCTAGATGAGTGGACGATGGGGGCAGGAGCATTGCCAAAACTTGAAAGCTTAATTGTCAACCCATGTGCTTACTTGAGAAAGCTCCCAGAAGAGCTGTGGTGCATAAAGAGCTTGCGCAAATTGGATTTACATTGGCCTCAGACAGAGTTGAGACAGAGGCTACGGACTTTCGAGGATATGGAGTGGCGGTATGACATCCAGTTATATCCTTCTGGAATCTAA